The sequence ACAGAAGGCTCCGGTTGTCTGGGGAATTAGAAGATGCAGGGTAACGGTCGACTGGCTTCCAAACACGCTCGATTAGGGGCAACGCTGAACTCTGCAAGGTACCTGACCACCCGGGTCAAACAGGGGTCACGCAGGCACAGGGGAAGGAGCTCTTTGCACGCAGGGGAACCCACATGGCGAACCACACATGCAAAAGTTTCCGTCTGAGAAATGCTGCTCGGATCAGTGGACCACTGCGATTTAATAAAGAGAGGAGACTTGTGGTGAATGAGGAGGACAAAGGAGAAAATATATGGTGGAGTGAGAAGtgggatgttgttttttttagaacaaagtGGATCGCTGTGCTTCCActgaagaaagaacaaaaaccTAGTTAGAGACTGAGAATGAGAACACAAAATCCACAATATGAAATTGGATAATgggataaaaaacaacaacaaaacaaaaagagtgcTTACAGAATCTCTAGACACttgtaaaataaagtgttttgtaTCCTAAGATTAAGAATgcaacttgtgtgtttgtgtaactgtttGTGTACTTTCTGTCCAGGCTGGGGTCTGTGTGCAGCCAAGGCTCAGTACCCGATCGCAGACATGGTGAAAATGCTGAAGGAGCAGGGGAAGAGCGTCAGGTGAGTCTCTGCTCTCGTGTCCTGAACAGATGAGATTACTGCTGTGCTCTGTTTATCAGCTGGGGTCAAACCCAGAGGCCACAGTCACTGATCTCTATTTTTAGATGCCAGGTTTAAATTAGAaagtctaaaaaaaaacatctatctGGGAATTATTTTGTCTCTTGTCTTTTCTTAGGCGAGTGGAAAATGGCAAAGTACATTTCAAAGACAGTATTAAAAGACAGAAGGATATTTTTTGACTACTGCATTAAAGGTTAATGTCAAAGGCATGAGTGTTGCAATCTTTTTTgctattttttattattctgttcCACGACTTATCAGTAGAAAGGTTTTGCTGCACTTCTTTACATAACAACTGTATTTAGTAGTTTTCAGATTGAATGTGATGTGATGATGGACaaatataattcaaaatatTCAACATTCATAGCAGATTCACCTCCAACAGGAATCATGTGAAAATACATTAATTATcagtaataataatcatataataCACAGTAAAACCATGAGGCCACTCAGAGAACcaacacctctgccaaggcctaATATAAACAACATCATAGGAAGTTTCAACTGTGAATCCTGAACTAGGTCAAAACTAACAAATTCCAAATTTCATGCAGTTGCCCTTGAAAGCACCACCTGGTCCCTTTATGAAACCTTATTTAATTCACTAGatattagatttttatttggctCAGCACCAAATTACAAACGTTCATAAATTTCATTCACATAAACATGTTTGATTTGGTTTTTCtacaagatccatgaattatttggAGAAATCaccaaaatatttaaaaatgcccaaattctcaaaatgttaaagaatgggaaaaaaataaatccttcatTTGCCCTTCGATCCAGATCCACTCCATATTTCTTTCTATCAATTTtcgtggtaatctgtccagtagttttcaCTTGACTGATACCAACTAAATGAACGCTTCAACGTCTTCTTTCCTGAAGTAAATCAGTTTATTTTAGAAAGAGACAGGTGTATTTTTacgttttgtggatctggatcagggagttgtgtttttttaattaacatatTGATGAAAAGCTATATTTTGTGTCCGTGTCCGACAGGTTTGGGATCCACCCAGTTGCCGGCCGCATGCCCGGCCAGCTGAACGTCCTCCTGGCCGAGGCCGGTGTTCCCTATGATGTGGTCCTGGAGATGGATGAGATCAATGAAGATTTCCCTGGTAaacttgttatttaaaaaaatatttactgcTACAAGCTTTTCACTTTGGCAGGGAGGCGTCGGATAATATTACTACAAACAATTATATCTAATAATTGCATCCCCTCCCTTTCATCTCCACTCGCAGCAGCCTTGAGTTGTGTCCCGGTATTTAGACGTGCCCTGTTATCTGGGCAACAGCCTTGTTTTCTTAGCAACCAGGCATGCAGTCTGACACATATGGTTCTGTTTATGACAAAGGGAGATAAGTGTGGTGCCGGAGAACCCAGTAACATTAGCGAGGACAATTTGGCTTTGCGGTCTGCGCGTTCATCTGTTTTACGTAAACATGTGTGTACGTTTCCGCGGCCCACAGAAACCGACCTGACGCTGGTCATCGGAGCCAACGACACGGTGAACTCTGCAGCGCAGGAAGATCCCAACTCTATCATCGCTGGCATGCCCGTCCTGGAGGTGTGGAAGTCCAAACAGGTTCGTTCGTCTCTCCTGAATGACGCAGAGATATTTCACAGTATCCCCTCATTTCTTGTTGGTGTGGTGCAGAAGGTAAACACGTACACGTCTCGTCCTGATTTCCCTCCAGGTGGTTGTGATGAAGCGCACGTTGGGCGTGGGCTACGCCGCGGTGGATAACCCCATTTTCTACAAGCCTAACACATCCATGTTGCTGGGAGACGCCAAGAAGACCTGTGACAGCCTGCAAGCCAAGATCAGAGAGGCCTTCTACTAGTAAACGCCCACTCTACTATCATGTACAGTAGTTCTCTAACAGCGGCAGGTTGACAGATACTACAGGATTTCAGGAGCAATAGATTTCGAGAGAATAGATTTACTGGTTCTGCAACATAAGAAACTTCAAGTGCAGAAGaatagattatttttttgttgaaactAAGGGATATGAAAACTGCtgatttgtaaataaaatatttaaacatatcTAATTCCATTTTGTCTTGggcattattatatatatatatatatatatgtatgtgggAAATCCTATGAACTGTAGCTTCTATTAATTTCTTGTATTTCGCATGTTTCCAGCCCAAATCATTCACGTTACGTAACTGTAAACAAAAAACGCTTTATTGCATATAGTTAAACAAATGGTGCCTCAGTTTCctttacaaaatgaaagatCTCTCAGCCACACAGGCTGGAGCTCGCATGCGAGTCTCCTCCTGACGGATGACCTGTAGCAGATTCCAGATTTTCGTCAGCACTTTCCAGCAGAAACCTTGGCTTTGTTGATGACTGAGTGCAAGTAGGAGTAGAAGAACAGAAGGTTGTCATATTCTCCTTTATACTCCCGAACGAGGCAGTGCTCGTGGAAGTCTGTGAGGAAATAATAAATAGCCTCGATGGTAGACAGGTAGGTGTCTGGTTTGCCCTTCTGATGGCGCCAGAAACATGTTTTCCTCGCCCTGAGCTCGACCTGGAGCAAATCTGGAAGAGAACACGAGACAACGCGGGGATGAGATCATGCTAAACAAGTATTGTATATAAAGCAAGTTTGACCTTTATAATCACCAGCAGTCGAAGCCCTTTGAAAAGCGGCATTAATGCAATTACCTTGCAGTCTCTCATCTGTGCTGATCTTGTTGGTCTGGTTCCATGTGCTGTCAATGAAGaccaccctctgcaggggaAACACCCTGGACTCGGAGCCCTCTGCCTCGTCGGGGGTCCCCGCGCTCTCCCCACCGTGTGTGGCGCTTTGAACTTCCTCACTTTTCAGCCTCTTGATGCAGGGCTCACCGGGGTCATGTGACCTGCTGTCAGCCCTGTCATGCAAACACTGCATCATGTCTTGGACCGAGACAGCCCCTGGACCCGggaacaccagcaccacctccagagagcagagtgaaaacacagattcacattggaacacacacacaacaagagcAGActtaaaacaatgtgtttttaagatGTGCTGATTCTACAGTTGGCGATTTGTACGTGTTTGGGATTAGGAAGcaccaaagaggaaaaaactcaaacagttgaaaactaaaaacaggaGATTGTTCTCAGTAAAATAGAGGAGGAggcacaaagagaaatttgaagcTGAATACCACTAATGCCATGAAATTTAGATCGTCAAGcatcaaatatgaaaatacagCAACTGATTTAATCTTTTGAATATATTATAAATTCCACGTTATGAAGTTGTAAACAGTGCGGATCAGTGGATACATGTGGTTCCACAACAAATACAGGTGATCGTGAACAATAACACGCATCTACGTCAGAATCCGATGAAGAGGATTTAGTGAACAGTAACAGAACCAAAACAAGATCCAGAGGCATCTGCTTgcaatgagaataaaataaagatgaaaaattaaataacatgCAATGACGAAAGTGGTTTTCCACTAAGTGAAAACAGGGAACAACAGCTGAAACATAAAACTATTTGAGATCTATTTTGATTATCAGTTAAACTTTTGATTTCCAGACAAAAAGTACCAGACATTTACTTCTATGAGCTTCTTAAATAGGAGGAAATGCTACTTTTCATACTTTTGTGAGAtaatatattgaatatttttgcttttttcaTTGAGCAGATAGGCGAGTGAGGTTTGGATGCAAATggctcgacacacacacacacacacttttgattCATTAGACTCAAGTATTGATCAATTATTCTGGAAAATTGTTaaatcaacaatgaaaataatcataaaCTGCAGCCATAAAAAAATAAGGCTTCACAATGACACCTACAATGATCTCAACCAATTTATCTGTAAGTCGATTTAAGCCTTTCACTATCTTTCTAtgtttacaggaaaaaaaaacttggtttatttgtttttgttgtgttttttctttatttataaaaagcttCTGGATAAACTGTTTGGCCTCAGTTTTTGTTTCCCCTACAtgtattcatatataaatatagaaaatggaATCTGTGATTTTTTAGCCCCCAAATATCCACACCGGCCTTCCTCTATAACTAACCTTGTCCTTCTGGTACTCAGGTATGCAGGGGTACGTGTATATGGTGACGTCGCTCTGAGCGAGGATCTTGGCGTGGATCGCCGTGCTCTTGCCATCTGTCTCATTTGGATGCTTGATGATGTCGATCTTCACTGGAAGCTGAGCGCAACACACGATACGGAGGGGACACTTCAATTTCAACCACTACATGTGCATTAGTCCATAGATCGCACACAAAAGAAATGACTCAACTTTTTCCACTATATTGTGATGCTACTATT comes from Platichthys flesus chromosome 1, fPlaFle2.1, whole genome shotgun sequence and encodes:
- the dtwd1 gene encoding tRNA-uridine aminocarboxypropyltransferase 1, whose product is MSGLDPDQHLQLGCRDKTTVSSDSSDAREPAKPPLHGLKLASHAVLEKAQQRGRLKCSKCGGSRMFFCYTCCSLLGVSLQEIPSLKLPVKIDIIKHPNETDGKSTAIHAKILAQSDVTIYTYPCIPEYQKDKVVLVFPGPGAVSVQDMMQCLHDRADSRSHDPGEPCIKRLKSEEVQSATHGGESAGTPDEAEGSESRVFPLQRVVFIDSTWNQTNKISTDERLQDLLQVELRARKTCFWRHQKGKPDTYLSTIEAIYYFLTDFHEHCLVREYKGEYDNLLFFYSYLHSVINKAKVSAGKC